The Pseudomonadota bacterium genome contains the following window.
GTAACAACTGACGAAAAGGCTCTGAAAGAAAAACTTGACAGGATTCGCCATACCTTTATTGTCCTTTCCGGTAAAGGCGGTGTAGGAAAAAGCACAGTTGCGGTGAATCTTGCCTTAAGCCTTTCCCTGAGGGGCTTAAGGACTGGCATACTCGATGTAGACATTCACGGCCCAAGTGTTCCAAAGCTGCTTGGCCTTTCAGGAAGGAGGGTCGGCGTTATGAATGAAGAGATTATGCCTATAGAGGTGTATAGCCAGATTAAAGTCGTCTCCATGGGTTTTTTGCTTGATGGAAATGCGCAACCGGTAATCTGGAGAGGACCGATTAAAGCGAATATGATACGGCAGTTTCTCCAGAATGTTGCCTGGGGGGACCTTGATGCCCTTGTCGTAGACTGTCCCCCCGGAACGGGTGATGAACCGCTCACCATTGCACAGCTTTTGGGTGCAAAAAGCAGCGCAATCATTGTCACCACGCCGCAGGAGGTTGCAACAATCGACGTGGAGAAGTGCATCACCTTTTGCAGGCAACTCAATCTTCCCATCACAGGGATTATTGAAAATATGAGCGGGTTTATCTGCCCCCACTGCGGCAAGGAGGTGGACATATTCTCTTCAGGTGGTGGTAAAAAATTGGCGAAAAACTATGGAATACCACTTTTGGGTAGCATCCCCCTTGACCCGGATATCGTAAAGAGCGGAGATGAAGAACAGCCGTATATGTATTTTTATTCCAAAACAAAGACAGCAGAAAAATTCTATGAGATCGTTGAGCGTATTGTAT
Protein-coding sequences here:
- a CDS encoding Mrp/NBP35 family ATP-binding protein; this translates as MNCDDVTTDEKALKEKLDRIRHTFIVLSGKGGVGKSTVAVNLALSLSLRGLRTGILDVDIHGPSVPKLLGLSGRRVGVMNEEIMPIEVYSQIKVVSMGFLLDGNAQPVIWRGPIKANMIRQFLQNVAWGDLDALVVDCPPGTGDEPLTIAQLLGAKSSAIIVTTPQEVATIDVEKCITFCRQLNLPITGIIENMSGFICPHCGKEVDIFSSGGGKKLAKNYGIPLLGSIPLDPDIVKSGDEEQPYMYFYSKTKTAEKFYEIVERIV